Proteins from a genomic interval of Oxyura jamaicensis isolate SHBP4307 breed ruddy duck unplaced genomic scaffold, BPBGC_Ojam_1.0 oxyUn_random_OJ69778, whole genome shotgun sequence:
- the LOC118159342 gene encoding proprotein convertase subtilisin/kexin type 5-like: ENKQLRSCDPSCRTCEKSAKVCTSCPEGNFLIHDTCVSQCPQQTFADVESGKCEMCMDSCEVCSDLWHCQKCQVEQDQPFFLHKGRCLQECPEGYFNDSGTCKECSESCKTCMGNATKCQSCKSPLLLEQWECKPTCSERHFAFDGICKHCPEMCQECIHSETCKECMDEFLLHKGNCVEDCPSRFYAEDKHCFPCHKDCKDCDGPDSDDCTECAISYFVLYGGMCFENCPEGTYYEKETEDCQACNRTCQTCSSSTACLTCRNGLTLSHNGHCVASGYCSRTEYYDQKTQTCKLCHKKCFRCSGPTEHQCLGCANNRYLL, encoded by the exons GAAATTTTCTTATCCACGACACGTGTGTCTCTCAGTGCCCTCAACAAACTTTTGCCGATGTTGAAAGTGGAAAGTGCGAGATGTGCATGGACAGTTGCGAGGTGTGCTCCGACCTCTGGCACTGCCAGAAGTGTCAGGTTGAACAAGACCAGCCCTTCTTTCTCCACAAAGGCAGATGCTTACAGGAATGCCCTGA GGGATACTTTAATGATTCTGGGACTTGCAAGGAATGCAGTGAATCCTGTAAGACATGCATGGGAAATGCCACCAAATGCCAGTCCTGTAAAAGTCCTTTGCTTCTGGAGCAGTGGGAATGTAAACCTACCTGTTCAGAGAGACATTTTGCCTTTGATGGAATCTGTAAACACTGCCCTGAAATGTGTCAGGAGTGTATTCACAGTGAAACATGCAAAG AATGCATGGATGAGTTCCTCCTGCACAAAGGGAATTGTGTGGAGGACTGCCCTTCCCGCTTCTATGCTGAAGACAAACACTGCTTTCCCTGCCATAAAGACTGCAAGGATTGTGATGGACCAGACTCAGATGACTGTACTGAGTGTGCCATCAGCTACTTTGTCCTCTACGGTGGCATGTGTTTTGAAAATTGTCCCGAAGGGACTTATTatgaaaaagagacagaagattGTCAAG CATGCAATAGGACATGCCAGACTTGTTCGTCTTCTACTGCCTGCCTTACTTGCAGAAATGGCCTGACCCTGAGCCACAACGGGCACTGTGTGGCATCTGGATACTGTTCTCGTACTGAGTACTATGACCAGAAAACTCAGACCTGCAAGCTTTGTCATAAGAAATGCTTTCGTTGCTCAGGACCAACTGAACACCAGTGTCTTGGCTGTGCAAATAAC